From the Solanum lycopersicum chromosome 10, SLM_r2.1 genome, one window contains:
- the LOC138338948 gene encoding uncharacterized mitochondrial protein AtMg00810-like — MLIVCLYVDDLIFTGNDSAMFSDFKKSMMDEFEMTDLGKMHYFLGFEVVQSDDGIFVSQKKYVREILNRFKMKNCNSADTPVEFGLKLNNAGRGAKVDNTLYRQIVGNLMYLTATRPDIMYGVSLISRYMESPTAIHLLAAKRIFRYLQGTKDFGLFYKKGEKSDLIGFVDSDYADDQDDRKSTSGYVFVLGTGAISWSSRKQKIVTLSTTEAEFVAATACACQAIWLRKILEELRFKQKGATIIFCDNNSAIKLSKNPVLHGRSNHIDVKYYFLRDLNNEGTVELQYCRSEDQLADIFTKPLRYLPFQKLRRLMGINTMEEFKKLKLN; from the coding sequence ATGCTCATTGTGtgtttatatgttgatgatcttaTATTTACCGGGAATGATAGTGCCATGTTTTCTGATTTTAAGAAATCTATGATGGATGAATTCGAGATGACTGATCTTGGTAAGATGcattattttcttggttttgAAGTAGTGCAATCTGATGATGGTATATTTGTTTCCCAAAAGAAATATGTGCGGGAAATTTTAAACCGATTCAAGATGAAGAATTGCAATTCCGCCGATACTCCAGTTGAGTTTGGCCTGAAGCTAAACAACGCTGGAAGAGGAGCTAAGGTAGACAACACACTCTACAGGCAAATTGTAGGTAATTTGATGTATCTTACTGCCACAAGGCCCGACATCATGTATGGTGTAAGTCTTATAAGCAGGTATATGGAGAGCCCGACAGCAATTCACCTGCTAGCTGCCAAGAGAATCTTTCGCTACTTACAAGGAACTAAGGATTTCGGTTTGTTCTACAAGAAGGGTGAAAAATCTGATTTGATTGGTTTTGTTGACAGCGATTATGCAGATGATCAAGACGACAGAAAGAGCACTTCAGGTTATGTTTTTGTGCTAGGCACAGGGGCTATTTCATGGTCTTCCAGGAAGCAAAAAATTGTCACTTTATCGACTACTGAAGCAGAATTTGTTGCTGCTACAGCCTGCGCTTGTCAAGCTATTTGGTTGAGGAAAATTCTTGAAGAACTACGATTCAAACAAAAAGGAGCAACTATAATTTTCTGCGACAACAACTCTGCCATTAAGCTATCGAAAAATCCTGTTCTACATGGAAGAAGCAATCACATTGATGTGAAGTATTATTTCCTACGAGATCTCAATAACGAAGGAACAGTAGAGCTACAGTACTGCCGAAGTGAAGATCAGTTGGCGGACATTTTTACTAAACCTCTCAGGTATCTCCCTTTCCAAAAGCTGAGGAGGTTGATGGGCATCAACACAATGGAAGAGTTCAAGAAGCTGAAGTTAAACTGA